In Streptomyces sp. DG2A-72, one genomic interval encodes:
- a CDS encoding GMC oxidoreductase produces the protein MAALQTAAALGFTRIGLQSARSAEPDAVESAPAIVIGSGYGGAVAALRLGQAGIRTLVLEMGRLWNTTGSDGKVFCSTSAPDQRSMWFRTRTEAPLSTFLWLDVVNKDISPYPGVLDRVRYDAMSVYVGRGVGGGSLVNGGMAVTPLRSYFAEQFPTVDTAEMYGTYFPRARSMLGVNTVDPAWFESTEWYRFTRISRKHAQNTGLKTTFVPNVYDFGHMRREAAGTATRSALAGEVIYGNNHGKRSLDKTYLASALGTGNVTIHTLERVRGIRRDTDGSYLLTADRIDDTGTVVGTKEYGCTYLFLGGGSLGTTELLVRARESGTLPALNATVGTGWGTNGNVMLGRANHLWDTVGAHQSTMPVMGIDDWANASNPVFAEIAPLPTGLEHWVSLYLAITKNPERASFSYSNGSVKLGWTAGQSAVSVGMAKKLFDRINSANATIYRYDLFGSGNKVFADDFTYHPLGGCVLGKATDNYGRVKGYSKLYVTDGSLVPGSIGVNPFVTITALAERTMARVLAEDAAP, from the coding sequence ATGGCGGCACTACAGACCGCAGCCGCCCTGGGTTTCACCCGCATCGGCCTCCAATCCGCCCGATCCGCCGAGCCCGACGCAGTCGAATCCGCACCGGCGATAGTCATCGGCTCGGGCTACGGCGGCGCCGTCGCCGCCCTCCGCCTCGGCCAGGCCGGCATCCGCACCCTCGTCCTGGAGATGGGCAGGCTGTGGAACACCACCGGCTCCGACGGCAAGGTCTTCTGCTCCACCAGCGCCCCCGACCAGCGGTCCATGTGGTTCCGCACCCGCACCGAGGCACCACTGTCGACGTTCCTCTGGCTGGACGTCGTCAACAAGGACATCAGCCCCTACCCGGGAGTCCTGGACCGCGTCCGATACGACGCCATGTCCGTGTACGTCGGCCGGGGCGTGGGCGGCGGCTCGCTGGTCAACGGCGGCATGGCGGTCACCCCGCTCCGGTCGTACTTCGCCGAGCAGTTCCCGACCGTCGACACCGCCGAGATGTACGGCACGTACTTCCCGCGCGCCCGTTCCATGCTCGGCGTCAACACCGTCGATCCGGCCTGGTTCGAGTCGACCGAGTGGTACCGGTTCACCCGGATCTCCCGCAAGCACGCCCAGAACACGGGCCTGAAGACCACCTTCGTGCCGAACGTCTACGACTTCGGCCACATGCGGCGCGAGGCGGCCGGCACGGCGACCAGGTCTGCGCTCGCGGGCGAGGTCATCTACGGCAACAACCACGGCAAGCGCAGCCTCGACAAGACCTACCTCGCCTCGGCCCTCGGCACCGGCAACGTCACCATCCACACGCTGGAGAGGGTGAGGGGGATACGGCGGGACACCGACGGCTCGTACCTGCTCACCGCCGACCGGATCGACGACACCGGCACTGTCGTCGGGACCAAGGAGTACGGCTGCACGTACCTCTTCCTCGGCGGCGGCAGCCTCGGCACCACCGAACTCCTCGTCCGCGCACGGGAGTCGGGCACCCTGCCCGCGCTGAACGCGACCGTCGGCACCGGCTGGGGGACCAACGGCAATGTGATGCTCGGCCGGGCCAACCACCTGTGGGACACGGTCGGCGCCCACCAGTCGACCATGCCGGTCATGGGCATCGACGACTGGGCCAATGCCTCGAACCCCGTCTTCGCCGAGATCGCTCCGCTGCCGACGGGACTGGAGCACTGGGTCAGTCTCTATCTGGCGATCACCAAGAACCCCGAGCGCGCGTCGTTCTCGTACTCGAACGGCTCGGTGAAGCTCGGCTGGACCGCCGGCCAGAGCGCGGTCTCGGTCGGCATGGCCAAGAAGCTCTTCGACCGGATCAACTCGGCGAACGCGACGATCTACCGCTACGACCTGTTCGGCTCCGGCAACAAGGTCTTCGCCGACGACTTCACCTACCACCCGCTGGGCGGCTGCGTGTTGGGGAAGGCGACCGACAACTACGGCCGGGTGAAGGGGTATTCGAAGCTGTACGTCACCGACGGCTCGCTCGTGCCCGGGTCGATCGGGGTGAACCCGTTCGTGACGATCACGGCGCTCGCCGAACGGACGATGGCGCGGGTCCTCGCCGAGGACGCCGCGCCATAA
- a CDS encoding glycosyltransferase family 4 protein translates to MDKTLIVTNDFPPRPGGIQAFLHNMALRLDPERLVVYASTWKRSREGIEATAAFDAEQPFTVVRDRTTMLLPTPQVTRRAAGLLRGHGCTSVWFGAAAPLGLMAPALRAAGAERLVATTHGHEAGWAQLPAARQLLRRIGESTDTITYLGEYTRSRIASALTRDAASRMVQLPPGVDEKTFHPESGGDAIRARLGLTDRPVIVCVSRLVPRKGQDTLILAMPRILAKEPEAVLLIVGGGPYENELRKLAAETRVTDSVRFTGSVPWSELPAHYGAGDVFAMPCRTRRRGLDVEGLGIVYLEASATGLPVVAGDSGGAPDAVLDGETGWVVRGGSVEESADRITALLGDAELRRRMGERGREWVEEKWRWDLLAEKLKTLL, encoded by the coding sequence ATGGACAAGACCCTGATCGTCACGAACGACTTCCCGCCCCGGCCCGGCGGCATCCAGGCGTTCCTGCACAACATGGCGCTACGGCTCGACCCGGAGCGGCTCGTCGTCTACGCGTCCACCTGGAAGCGCAGCCGCGAGGGCATCGAGGCCACCGCCGCCTTCGACGCCGAGCAGCCCTTCACCGTCGTACGCGATCGTACGACGATGCTCCTGCCGACGCCGCAGGTCACCCGGCGTGCGGCCGGGCTGCTGCGGGGGCACGGGTGCACGTCGGTGTGGTTCGGGGCGGCGGCACCGCTCGGCCTGATGGCACCGGCGCTGCGGGCGGCCGGCGCCGAACGGCTGGTGGCGACCACGCACGGCCACGAGGCCGGGTGGGCCCAGCTGCCCGCCGCGCGTCAGCTGCTTCGCCGGATCGGCGAGTCCACCGACACGATCACCTACCTCGGCGAGTACACGCGCTCAAGGATCGCTTCCGCACTGACACGGGACGCCGCCTCCCGGATGGTGCAGCTGCCGCCCGGCGTCGACGAGAAGACCTTCCACCCCGAGTCGGGAGGCGACGCGATCCGCGCCCGCCTCGGCCTGACCGACCGCCCGGTGATCGTCTGCGTCTCCCGCCTGGTCCCGCGCAAGGGCCAGGACACGCTGATCCTCGCCATGCCCAGAATCCTGGCCAAGGAGCCGGAGGCCGTACTGCTCATCGTCGGCGGCGGCCCGTACGAGAACGAACTGCGCAAGCTGGCCGCCGAGACCCGCGTCACCGACTCCGTACGCTTCACCGGCTCCGTCCCCTGGTCCGAACTGCCCGCCCACTACGGCGCCGGCGACGTCTTCGCCATGCCCTGCCGGACCCGACGCCGCGGCCTCGATGTCGAGGGCCTCGGCATCGTCTACCTGGAGGCTTCCGCAACCGGCCTCCCAGTGGTCGCCGGCGACTCGGGCGGCGCACCGGACGCGGTACTGGACGGCGAAACGGGCTGGGTAGTCCGCGGAGGCTCCGTCGAGGAGTCCGCCGACCGCATCACCGCACTCCTGGGCGACGCCGAGCTGCGCCGCAGGATGGGCGAACGGGGCAGGGAATGGGTCGAGGAGAAGTGGCGCTGGGACCTACTGGCGGAGAAGCTGAAGACGCTGCTGTAG